CTGCCAGGCTCTATGTTTTTGGCTTTAGTTGCTATTCTACCGGCATTTGCCATGATTTTTCATGTAAACAATCAGTTTGCACACTTTTTCGGTGGAACATCCCTACTTATTTTGGTTGGGGTTATCCTAGATACTCTGCAGCAAATTGAGAGTCACCTTCTGATGCGTCACTATGATGGACTGATGAAGAGTGGTTCAAAACTCAAGGGCAGGTCTGGCTTTTAAGCAGGCACTAACGTTCTTTAAATAATGATAAGCTATAAAACTGACGAAGAGATTGAACTCTTAAGAGAGAGTAACTTACTAGTGTCAAAAACATTAGCAGAAGTTGCTCGTCATATAGCACCTGGTGTTACCACTCTGTCGCTCGATAAGGTTGCAGAGGAGTATATCCGCGATAATGGGGCCATTCCCGGATTTTTGGGATACAATGGTTTTCCTGCAACGCTCTGCATCTCTATTAATGATGCGGTGGTGCATGGAATCCCTGGAGAGCGTCGATTGCAGGAGGGAGATGTTGTGTCTGTCGACTGTGGCGTTCTCAAAAGTGGCTTCTATGGCGATTCAGCGTTTACATTTGAAGTTGGAATAGTGGCGGATAATGTTAAAAAACTTTTAAAAGTTACCAGAGAATGTTTATCTTTGGGCCTCGAAAAAGTTGAAGCTGGGAATCGAGTTGGTGATATCTCGAGTGCAGTGCAGGAAAATGCAGAGAAAAATGGCTTTACTGTAGTGCGCGAAATGGTGGGTCATGGTTTGGGCAGAAATTTGCACGAATCTCCTGAAGTACCAAATTATGGAAGGAGAGGGCAAGGACCAATGTTGAAAAATGGCATGGTTATTTGCATTGAACCAATGATTAACGCAGGCAAGCGTCAGATTTTTCAGGAGAAGGATGGTTGGACTATCCGCACCCAGGATGGAAAGCCAAGCGCTCACTTTGAGTTAGCTGTGGCGGTTAGAAATGGGAAGGCAGATGTGCTGTCAACCTTCAAGTTTATTGATGAGTTTTTAGAACAAAAGGCATAAACTGCATGGCGAAGCAAACTGCTATTGAAAAAGACGGAACGATCATAGAGGCTCTATCCAACGCAATGTTTCGAGTTGAGTTAGATAATGGTCACGTAATTACCGCACATATCTCTGGAAAGATGCGAATGCATTACATTAAGATTCTTCCTGGGGATAAGGTAAAAGTGGAGATGTCTCCCTATGATTTGTCCAAGGGCAGAATAACTTTTAGGTACAAATAAAACGTTGCAAAAATGAAGGTGCGTGTTTCCATAAAAAAGCGTAGCGACGATTGCAAAATCGTGAGACGTAAAGGTCGCTTATATGTGATCAACAAAAAAAATCCGAAGTTTAAACAGCGCCAAGGATAAAATCGTTAATTTTGTAAAACTTTAAGGATCACTATGGCTAGAATTGTTGGTGTTGACTTACCAAAGAACAAAAGAGGTGAAATTGGCCTTACCTACATTTATGGTGTTGGCGATAGCACAGCCCGTAAGATCCTGTCTGAAGCCGGCGTTGATTACAATACTAAGGTTAAGGATTGGGATGACGAGCAGATTGCAGCAATCCGTAATACGATTGGCAATCTTGGAATTAAGCTAGAAGGTGAACTTCGTTCCCAAGTTCAAATGAACATCAAGCGATTGATGGACATTGGATGCTACAGAGGTATTAGGCATCGTCTTGGCCTGCCCGTAAGAGGACAGAAAACCAAAACTAATGCACGTACCAGAAAAGGACGTAAGAAGACTGTTGCTAACAAAAAGAAGGCTACTAAATAAGGCTAAGTAACTATGGCAAAGAAGACAGGGACTGTTAAGAAAAAGGTCGTAAAAGTAGAGCCTGTAGGGCAAGTTCACATTCATTCTTCGTTCAATAACATTATTGTTACCCTTACCAATAACGATGGACAAGTAATTTCTTGGTCTTCTGCTGGTAAAATGGGTTTCAAGGGTTCGAAGAAAAATACTCCCTATGCTGCTCAAACTGCTGCGCAGGATTGTGCTAAAGTTGCTTACGATAGTGGCCTACGTAAAGTAAAAGCTTACGTTAAGGGTCCAGGTGCAGGTCGTGAATCTGCTATTCGTACAATTCATTCTGCCGGAATTGAGGTTACTGAAATTATTGATGTAACTCCGCTTCCACATAATGGTTGTCGTCCACCTAGCAGAAGAAGGGTGTAATTCACCTAGTATTCGTAAAATTGAGTGCTAATGTTGATTAAATAAAATTAGGTTAAATGGCAAGATATACAGGACCTACTTCAAGAATCGCTAGGAAGTTTGGGGAGCCCATTTACGGACCGGATAAGGCTTATGAACGCAAGAGTTATCCCCCCGGGCAACACGGCCAAAATAAGAAACGTAAAAAACTTTCAGAATACGGAGTTCAGTTGCAGGAAAAACAAAAGGTGAAATACACCTATGGCCTGCTTGAGCGTCAATTCGCGAATGCTTTTCACAAGGCTTCTCGAATGAGGGGTGTAACAGGTGAAAACCTGCTCCGCTTGCTGGAAGCTCGTTTGGATAATGTGGTTTATAGATTAGGTGTGGCTCCTACTCGCCGTGCTGCGCGTCAGCTGGTTGGGCATTGTCATATTGCTGTAAACGGCAGTATAGTAAACATTCCTTCGTACACAATGCGTCCAGGTGACATCATTAGTGTTCGCGAAAAATCCAAGGCTCTTGAAGTTATTCAGGATTCTCTTTCACGTGGAAGACATGCTAAGTTTGCTTGGCTTGAGTGGGATTCAAATGCCCTGACAGGCAAGTATATGAATCACCCTGAAAGAACTGAAATTCCTGAAAACATTAAGGAGCAGCTCATCGTTGAACTTTACTCCAAGTAATAATACCTGAAGTTGTTATGGCAATACTTGCATTTCAGAAGCCTGATAAGGTGATAATGGTGGAATCCAGTGAAACCTATGGAAAATTTGAGTTTCGTCCATTGGAACCTGGATACGGCATTACGGTGGGAAACGCCCTCCGGAGAATACTTCTCTCTTCCTTGGAAGGTTATGCAATAACGTCGGTTAAGATCGCTGGTGTTGACCACGAGTTTTCCACCGTTACCGGCGTCCTTGAAGACGTTACTGAGATTATTCTCAATCTAAAACAGGTTCGTTTCAAGCGTACGGTTGAAGGCGTAGAGCATGAGAAAATTAACGCAACTATATCCGGGGAAACAGATTTTAAGGCCGGATTGCTCAACAACTTCCTTTCTTCGTTTGAGATTCTCAACCCCGAGTTAGTTATATGTCATATGGAGCCCAATGTTAAGCTTCAAATGGAACTTACTATTCAAAAGGGTAGAGGTTATGTTCCTTCAGATGAGAATAAAACCGCTGAAACAGAGTTTGGCGTTGTTCCAATAGATTCTATTTTCACTCCAATCAGAAATGTGAAGTTTGCAGTGGAAAACTATCGTGTTGAACAAAAGACAGACTACGAAAAGTTGGTTTTGGAGATTGCCACCGATGGGTCTATTCATCCAAAAGAGGCATTGAAAGAAGCTGCTAAGATATTGATTTACCACTTTATGCTATTCTCTGACGAGAAGATTACCTTGGAGCCTGACGAGAAATTCTCGGGCGAGGAGTTTGATGAAGAGGTTCTGCACATGAGGCAGATGCTCAAAACCAAACTTACCGATATGGATCTTTCTGTTAGAGCATTAAACTGCTTGAAGGCGGCTGAAGTTGAGACCCTTGGTGATTTAGTAAAGTTCAACAAGAATGATTTACTGAAATTCCGAAATTTTGGAAAAAAATCTCTTACCGAATTGGATGAGCTTCTCGAAAGCTTAAATCTTACCTTCGGTATGGACGTTACGAAGTATAAACTTGACAAGGAATAAGTTGAGATGAGACATAATAAAAAGTTTAACCATTTAGGACGTAAGAGTGCTCACCGCAAGGCCCTTCTGGCAAACTTAGCTATATCGTTGATTATGCATAAGCGCATAAACACTACGGTGGCTAAGGCAAAGGCACTTCGTACCTACGTTGAGCCTCTGATCAATCGCTCTAAGGAGGATTCTACTCACTCCAGGCGCATGGTCTTCAGCCTACTTCAGGATAAGTATGCTGTAACTGAACTATTCAGGGAGGTTGCTCAAAAAGTTGCTAACAGACCTGGTGGATATACCAGAATTTTAAAAACTGGAAATCGCTTTGGTGATGCTGCCGAAATGTGCTTCATTGAGTTAGTTGACTATAACGAAAACTACAACAAAACTGCATCTGCTAAGAAGGCGAAGACTACACGTCGAGGCCGTAGCAAAAGTACTGTTGTGGAACCTGCAGCCCCTGTTGAAGCTGCTGCAGAGGAGACAAATCAAGAGTAACACGAAGATTGTTTCATATGCATTGCCAGGGGGAAAGGTTGTACCTTTTCCCCTTTTTTTAGGCTATATTGTAACATAAATATATTTTTATCATGGGACAAATTCTTAACATTCACGCTCGTCAGATTCTTGACTCACGTGGAAACCCAACCGTTGAGGTTGATCTTATTACCGAAGATGGCGCTTTTGGCCGTGCCGCAGTACCATCCGGCGCTTCTACTGGAATACACGAGGCCGTTGAACTTCGCGATGGCGATAAAGGAAGATTCCTTGGTCGTGGAGTTCTAAAGGCGGTTGAGAATGTAAATACTACCCTGAACGAAGAGCTACGGGGTATGGAGGTTACCGACCAGAAGGCCATCGATAGAGCAATGATCGAGATTGATGGCACTGAAAACAAGGCTAATCTAGGCGCAAACGCTATTCTAGGCGTTTCACTAGCCGCAGCTCATGCTGCAGCACAGGCCACGGGGCAAACACTATACCGTTATGTTGGTGGCGTTAATGCATGTACCTTGCCCATTCCAATGATGAACATCCTTAACGGTGGTTCTCATGCTGACAATAGTATCGATTTTCAGGAGTTCATGATCATGCCTGTGGGTGCTGCTTCGTTTACCGATGCTATTCGCATGGGTGCTGAGGTTTTTCATCACCTAAAGTCAGTACTTAAAAGTAAGGGCTACTCCACCAACGTTGGTGACGAGGGGGGATTTGCTCCAAATTTAAAGTCTAATGAGGAAGCAGTTACTGTTATTCTTCAGGCTATTGAAAAAGCAGGCTATCGTCCTGGTGAAGATGTTTTCCTCGCACTTGATCCAGCTTCTTCAGAGTATTTCTTACCTGAGGAAAATGTATACCATTTGCACAAATCTACTGGTGATAAGCTCACTCCTGAGCAGATGGTTGCCTACT
The sequence above is drawn from the Williamwhitmania sp. genome and encodes:
- the rpsM gene encoding 30S ribosomal protein S13, producing the protein MARIVGVDLPKNKRGEIGLTYIYGVGDSTARKILSEAGVDYNTKVKDWDDEQIAAIRNTIGNLGIKLEGELRSQVQMNIKRLMDIGCYRGIRHRLGLPVRGQKTKTNARTRKGRKKTVANKKKATK
- the eno gene encoding phosphopyruvate hydratase, whose amino-acid sequence is MGQILNIHARQILDSRGNPTVEVDLITEDGAFGRAAVPSGASTGIHEAVELRDGDKGRFLGRGVLKAVENVNTTLNEELRGMEVTDQKAIDRAMIEIDGTENKANLGANAILGVSLAAAHAAAQATGQTLYRYVGGVNACTLPIPMMNILNGGSHADNSIDFQEFMIMPVGAASFTDAIRMGAEVFHHLKSVLKSKGYSTNVGDEGGFAPNLKSNEEAVTVILQAIEKAGYRPGEDVFLALDPASSEYFLPEENVYHLHKSTGDKLTPEQMVAYWKEWVNKYPIISIEDGMAEDDWKGWKLITDAIGSKCQLVGDDLFVTNTKRLQMGIDQGVANSILIKVNQIGTLTETIEAVRMADLHSMTSIMSHRSGETEDTTIAQLAVALNTGLIKTGSASRSDRIAKYNELLRIEEMLGADAKYLGRAFKYAKR
- the rpsK gene encoding 30S ribosomal protein S11, producing MAKKTGTVKKKVVKVEPVGQVHIHSSFNNIIVTLTNNDGQVISWSSAGKMGFKGSKKNTPYAAQTAAQDCAKVAYDSGLRKVKAYVKGPGAGRESAIRTIHSAGIEVTEIIDVTPLPHNGCRPPSRRRV
- the rplQ gene encoding 50S ribosomal protein L17, with the protein product MRHNKKFNHLGRKSAHRKALLANLAISLIMHKRINTTVAKAKALRTYVEPLINRSKEDSTHSRRMVFSLLQDKYAVTELFREVAQKVANRPGGYTRILKTGNRFGDAAEMCFIELVDYNENYNKTASAKKAKTTRRGRSKSTVVEPAAPVEAAAEETNQE
- the rpsD gene encoding 30S ribosomal protein S4 gives rise to the protein MARYTGPTSRIARKFGEPIYGPDKAYERKSYPPGQHGQNKKRKKLSEYGVQLQEKQKVKYTYGLLERQFANAFHKASRMRGVTGENLLRLLEARLDNVVYRLGVAPTRRAARQLVGHCHIAVNGSIVNIPSYTMRPGDIISVREKSKALEVIQDSLSRGRHAKFAWLEWDSNALTGKYMNHPERTEIPENIKEQLIVELYSK
- the map gene encoding type I methionyl aminopeptidase; the protein is MISYKTDEEIELLRESNLLVSKTLAEVARHIAPGVTTLSLDKVAEEYIRDNGAIPGFLGYNGFPATLCISINDAVVHGIPGERRLQEGDVVSVDCGVLKSGFYGDSAFTFEVGIVADNVKKLLKVTRECLSLGLEKVEAGNRVGDISSAVQENAEKNGFTVVREMVGHGLGRNLHESPEVPNYGRRGQGPMLKNGMVICIEPMINAGKRQIFQEKDGWTIRTQDGKPSAHFELAVAVRNGKADVLSTFKFIDEFLEQKA
- a CDS encoding DNA-directed RNA polymerase subunit alpha; translation: MAILAFQKPDKVIMVESSETYGKFEFRPLEPGYGITVGNALRRILLSSLEGYAITSVKIAGVDHEFSTVTGVLEDVTEIILNLKQVRFKRTVEGVEHEKINATISGETDFKAGLLNNFLSSFEILNPELVICHMEPNVKLQMELTIQKGRGYVPSDENKTAETEFGVVPIDSIFTPIRNVKFAVENYRVEQKTDYEKLVLEIATDGSIHPKEALKEAAKILIYHFMLFSDEKITLEPDEKFSGEEFDEEVLHMRQMLKTKLTDMDLSVRALNCLKAAEVETLGDLVKFNKNDLLKFRNFGKKSLTELDELLESLNLTFGMDVTKYKLDKE